The following proteins come from a genomic window of Paracoccus sp. SCSIO 75233:
- a CDS encoding CoA transferase subunit A yields MEGQAKPTRRSKVTGLQDAARLARGALEERPELCLGGLFKQSRPVALVRALLAAGADGLHVYSSPGAGYDVDLMIAAGAVAQVFIPGVTLENRLCPNFRRAVEAGQVTAHALDALTVVGGLMASAHGVPFQPIDALRGSDVLKHNPLLHEIDCPFSGRRIHAVGPIRPRVTFLHAQEADRWGNLRHLSTMVYADQLMARASDMVIASVDRIVPDEVVLDDPSRVTVPSYYVDAVVEVPYGAHPTASFPNYAMDEDHIDAYADLGDAARTGDSTGLDTYIARHVTGPKNQSDYIEAVGGAGYFAVLEAEARNE; encoded by the coding sequence ATGGAAGGCCAAGCGAAACCCACACGTCGCAGCAAGGTCACAGGCCTGCAAGACGCAGCCCGGCTGGCACGAGGCGCTTTGGAAGAACGCCCCGAGCTTTGTCTCGGTGGTCTGTTCAAGCAAAGCCGCCCTGTCGCACTGGTGCGCGCGTTGCTGGCCGCGGGCGCAGATGGTCTGCATGTGTATTCCTCGCCGGGCGCGGGGTATGATGTCGACCTGATGATTGCGGCAGGCGCGGTCGCACAGGTCTTTATTCCCGGCGTTACGCTGGAAAACCGGCTTTGCCCCAATTTCCGCCGCGCGGTCGAGGCAGGGCAGGTGACCGCGCACGCGCTGGATGCGCTGACCGTGGTGGGCGGGCTGATGGCGTCGGCTCATGGCGTGCCGTTCCAGCCAATCGACGCGCTGCGCGGATCGGACGTTCTGAAGCACAACCCGCTTTTGCACGAAATCGACTGCCCGTTCTCCGGCCGCCGTATTCACGCCGTCGGGCCGATCCGCCCCAGAGTGACGTTCTTGCACGCGCAGGAAGCCGACCGTTGGGGAAACCTGCGCCATCTCAGCACGATGGTCTACGCCGATCAGCTGATGGCACGCGCGTCTGACATGGTCATTGCCAGCGTGGACCGGATCGTGCCGGACGAGGTCGTTCTGGACGATCCCTCGCGGGTTACCGTGCCGTCTTATTATGTCGATGCCGTGGTCGAGGTGCCCTATGGCGCGCACCCAACCGCGAGCTTTCCCAACTATGCGATGGACGAGGACCATATCGACGCCTACGCCGATCTGGGGGATGCCGCCCGGACCGGCGACAGCACGGGGCTGGACACCTATATCGCCCGCCATGTGACCGGACCGAAAAACCAGAGCGACTACATCGAAGCGGTCGGGGGAGCCGGGTATTTCGCCGTGCTCGAAGCCGAGGCACGGAACGAATGA
- a CDS encoding acyl-CoA dehydrogenase family protein, translated as MDFSDSPEEAAFRAKARDWLDATATRRNGSEKAQDHFMARDADEVARARDWQARKADAGWAGLTWPRAFGGRDATPIEQVIWNQEEGRYAVPPNVFLIGIGLVGPTVMIHGTEDQKTRFLPRALTGEDIWCQLFSEPAAGSDLAGIRTRARREDDEWVISGQKVWTSGAHYSTHGILLARTDPQVPKHKGMTMFLVDMSDPAIETRPIRQISGSSSFNEVFIDNLRVPDSARLGGVSEGWKVALTTLMNERFSISVGRASGGARAEELIDLATRVERNGRPAIEDDEVRARIADFIARQRGLEFTSYRVMTSLSRGQAPGEEGSIGKLLLGKLRQEMGAFGMDLAGTSAGISAKVGDDVARWRNEYLTAPGNRIAGGSDEIQRTIIGERILGLPPEIRVDKDVAFSEL; from the coding sequence ATGGATTTCAGCGACAGCCCGGAAGAAGCCGCGTTCCGCGCCAAGGCGCGCGACTGGCTTGATGCCACCGCGACCCGCCGCAATGGAAGCGAAAAGGCCCAGGACCATTTCATGGCCCGCGACGCCGACGAAGTTGCCCGTGCGCGCGACTGGCAGGCACGAAAGGCCGACGCAGGCTGGGCGGGGCTGACATGGCCCCGTGCTTTCGGTGGGCGTGACGCCACTCCGATCGAGCAAGTGATCTGGAATCAAGAGGAAGGGCGCTACGCCGTCCCGCCCAACGTCTTTCTGATCGGGATCGGGCTGGTCGGGCCTACGGTCATGATCCACGGCACCGAAGACCAGAAAACAAGATTCCTGCCCCGGGCTCTCACGGGCGAAGACATCTGGTGCCAACTTTTTTCCGAACCCGCCGCCGGGTCCGATTTGGCCGGTATCCGCACCCGTGCACGCCGCGAAGACGACGAATGGGTGATCTCCGGTCAGAAGGTTTGGACCTCGGGGGCGCATTATTCCACTCACGGCATCCTGCTGGCGCGCACCGATCCACAGGTGCCCAAGCACAAGGGAATGACCATGTTCCTTGTGGACATGTCCGACCCGGCCATCGAAACCCGTCCTATTCGCCAGATTTCGGGCAGCTCCAGTTTCAACGAAGTGTTCATCGACAACCTGCGCGTGCCAGACAGCGCCCGCTTGGGCGGTGTATCCGAAGGGTGGAAAGTGGCGCTGACCACACTCATGAACGAACGGTTCAGTATTTCCGTCGGCCGGGCCAGTGGCGGTGCGCGGGCCGAGGAATTGATTGATCTGGCTACCCGTGTCGAACGGAACGGTCGCCCGGCCATCGAGGACGACGAGGTGCGCGCGCGCATTGCCGATTTCATCGCGCGTCAACGCGGACTGGAATTCACCTCTTACCGGGTCATGACGTCGCTTTCGCGCGGCCAGGCACCGGGTGAAGAGGGCTCGATCGGCAAGCTGTTGCTGGGCAAGCTGCGGCAGGAAATGGGCGCTTTCGGGATGGATCTGGCGGGAACTTCGGCGGGCATATCAGCCAAGGTCGGGGATGACGTGGCGCGCTGGCGAAACGAATACCTGACCGCGCCGGGCAACCGGATCGCGGGGGGATCGGACGAGATCCAGCGCACGATCATTGGCGAACGCATTCTCGGGCTGCCGCCTGAAATACGCGTCGACAAGGATGTCGCGTTTTCAGAGCTTTGA
- a CDS encoding acyl-CoA dehydrogenase family protein: MNFGFSDEHDAIRDTLARMLSDHATLAVAHDCLEAADGFDSATWTALADGGWLGLAIAEDYGGAAMGAIELAIVAEEIGRSLAAIPFGPVLGLAIPAIQDLGTQSQRENLLPRIAEGRMIVTVALAEDGGSAPERVSAKVLQDRLSGRKSPVSFASDASFAIVAALDEGGTARLYLADLSDPSVSISALDAIDRTRPTSEIVFHDTPVELLPGSDPAAIRTLLDGAAVLAAFEQIGLAERALFLTRDYACERQAFGRQIGSFQAVKHRLADMFAKIELARSNAFFGAWALASGDERLSEAAAVARLAALDAVQFTTEESVQLHGGIGFTWAADPHLFLRRGWQLKAELGLADLWRERLLCNLADGQRAAN, encoded by the coding sequence ATGAATTTCGGCTTTTCCGACGAACACGATGCCATACGCGACACGCTGGCACGAATGCTGAGCGATCACGCCACTCTCGCGGTGGCGCATGACTGTCTTGAGGCTGCCGACGGGTTCGATTCCGCAACCTGGACCGCCTTGGCGGACGGCGGATGGCTGGGCCTTGCAATTGCCGAAGACTACGGGGGGGCGGCGATGGGGGCGATCGAACTGGCCATTGTCGCCGAAGAGATCGGCCGTAGCCTGGCCGCCATACCTTTTGGCCCGGTTCTTGGCCTGGCGATCCCCGCGATTCAGGACTTGGGCACGCAAAGCCAAAGGGAAAATCTGCTTCCCCGGATCGCCGAAGGCCGCATGATCGTTACCGTCGCGCTTGCCGAGGATGGAGGGTCTGCACCGGAACGGGTCTCGGCAAAAGTGCTGCAGGATCGCCTTTCGGGACGGAAATCGCCAGTTTCGTTCGCATCCGATGCGTCATTCGCGATCGTCGCCGCCCTGGACGAAGGCGGCACCGCGCGCCTTTATCTGGCGGATCTTTCGGACCCCTCGGTGTCGATCAGCGCGCTGGATGCGATCGACCGCACCCGTCCGACGTCCGAGATCGTCTTTCACGACACGCCGGTTGAACTGCTTCCCGGGTCCGATCCCGCAGCGATCCGGACTCTTCTGGACGGCGCCGCAGTGTTGGCCGCCTTCGAACAGATCGGCCTGGCCGAGCGGGCGCTTTTCCTGACCAGAGACTATGCCTGCGAGCGGCAGGCGTTCGGACGCCAGATCGGCAGTTTTCAGGCGGTCAAGCACCGGCTCGCGGACATGTTCGCCAAGATCGAGCTGGCACGGTCCAATGCTTTTTTCGGCGCCTGGGCGCTGGCGAGCGGGGATGAACGGCTGTCCGAAGCGGCGGCGGTAGCACGCCTCGCGGCTCTCGATGCAGTGCAATTCACCACTGAGGAATCGGTGCAGCTTCACGGTGGGATCGGGTTCACCTGGGCGGCCGACCCGCATTTGTTTCTGCGGCGAGGATGGCAGTTGAAGGCCGAACTCGGCCTGGCCGATTTGTGGCGCGAGCGGCTGCTTTGCAATCTGGCGGACGGCCAAAGGGCCGCGAACTGA
- a CDS encoding acyl-CoA dehydrogenase family protein, whose amino-acid sequence MESMIHDMAERLFRDHVTHRMREDAASGQCPEALWTQIEEAGLTMALVPEDAGGFGVPPAEALGLVRIVGAHGLPLPLAETLIANAVLAAANMALPGGRLTIAEGEALRLERRGKKIHASGHLTLVPFARWANRIVTIGVLDGVDHVLSLPVKDLIVDPAQDFAGMPRDDIELDYTLTETDVTPLPRPVGGMRGLGALIRSLATTGAMETILKMSVQYANDRVQFGRPIGRFQAIQHNLATMAGETAASRTAAEMAAGSYDTPAFALAVAAAKARAGEAAEKVGALAHQIHGAIGYTQEHALHHFTKRIWGWRDEFGTELDWTRELGRAALSSPHDTFWHFITDSAAKGTQA is encoded by the coding sequence ATGGAATCGATGATTCATGACATGGCAGAGCGACTGTTCCGCGACCATGTCACCCACCGCATGCGCGAAGACGCCGCCTCGGGACAATGCCCCGAGGCGCTCTGGACGCAGATCGAGGAGGCAGGGTTAACCATGGCGCTGGTGCCAGAGGACGCAGGCGGTTTCGGCGTGCCACCGGCCGAGGCGCTCGGTCTTGTGCGTATTGTCGGGGCGCATGGCCTGCCCTTGCCTCTGGCTGAAACCCTGATCGCAAACGCCGTTCTGGCGGCCGCGAATATGGCCCTTCCCGGTGGCAGGCTGACCATCGCCGAAGGCGAAGCGCTGCGGTTGGAACGGCGCGGCAAGAAGATCCATGCGAGCGGGCATCTGACACTGGTGCCCTTTGCCCGCTGGGCGAACCGGATCGTGACCATTGGCGTCCTGGACGGTGTCGATCACGTCCTGTCCCTGCCGGTGAAGGATCTGATCGTTGACCCGGCGCAGGATTTTGCCGGGATGCCACGCGACGACATCGAACTCGATTATACCCTGACAGAGACCGATGTCACCCCCTTGCCACGACCCGTGGGAGGGATGCGCGGGCTTGGTGCACTTATCCGCAGTCTTGCCACCACCGGGGCGATGGAGACCATCCTGAAGATGAGCGTTCAATACGCCAACGACCGGGTGCAGTTCGGACGGCCAATCGGCAGGTTCCAGGCGATCCAGCACAATCTTGCGACAATGGCCGGAGAAACCGCAGCCTCGCGCACGGCCGCCGAGATGGCGGCCGGCAGCTATGACACACCGGCCTTTGCGCTGGCCGTTGCCGCCGCCAAGGCCCGCGCCGGAGAAGCGGCCGAGAAGGTCGGGGCCCTGGCCCACCAGATTCACGGGGCCATCGGTTATACCCAGGAACACGCGCTTCACCATTTCACCAAACGGATTTGGGGCTGGCGTGACGAGTTCGGCACCGAGCTTGACTGGACCAGGGAACTTGGGCGGGCCGCCCTGTCGAGCCCCCACGACACCTTCTGGCATTTCATCACAGACAGCGCTGCAAAAGGGACCCAGGCATGA
- a CDS encoding MmgE/PrpD family protein: MISDFTIRLSRFVAAPHRLSVADAEQAALCVEDTIAAIYGGWHEPVVRRLAALDAGGPAVPAGAAEGGSPEQAAFLNAVAGHALDFDDVHTVSVTHPSVVIVSALLATVDVRPDTAGRIAPALAVGTAVNVALGQILGFGHYNKGWHATSTIGVLASAAAVAHQLGLDDDAVRNALSLAASLAGGMQINFGAMAKPIQAGNAALVGLRATRMAEAGITGAPDIFAARGFFDLYAGPDGIAADPAAVEPRIDLGTVSRKLYPCCYLTHRMIAAGRHLHAERGGEAVPEGSVIEMTVPESVMVPLHVTDPKDGMQAKFCAAYTLAVALQQGQVGLVDFEGDSPHRPAVRRLMDMVHIQTMPEAGRDHAGVDHGTVHVRLRKGNVTLAETSVAAHPGSPSDPATPAAIGDKIADCLGKYRRDGGAAPSASAFRRDLRTRLHLPPLREASAPDGQKNHARQDKPVKEMSSADQTPSERTV; this comes from the coding sequence ATGATCAGCGATTTCACCATCCGTTTGTCGCGGTTCGTCGCCGCGCCGCACCGGCTGAGCGTTGCAGACGCCGAGCAGGCCGCGCTTTGCGTTGAGGATACCATAGCCGCCATCTATGGCGGGTGGCATGAACCGGTGGTTCGCCGGCTGGCGGCGCTTGACGCGGGCGGACCGGCAGTCCCGGCAGGAGCTGCTGAAGGTGGCAGTCCCGAACAGGCCGCGTTCCTGAACGCGGTTGCCGGTCATGCGCTCGATTTCGACGATGTCCATACGGTCAGCGTCACCCATCCCAGTGTTGTAATCGTGTCGGCGCTGCTGGCCACCGTGGATGTCCGGCCGGACACGGCCGGCCGCATTGCCCCCGCGCTTGCGGTCGGAACAGCCGTCAATGTCGCGCTCGGTCAGATCCTGGGTTTTGGCCACTACAACAAGGGCTGGCACGCAACGTCGACCATCGGGGTTCTGGCATCGGCGGCAGCGGTCGCGCATCAGCTTGGGCTCGACGACGACGCAGTCCGCAACGCCCTGTCCCTGGCCGCGTCGCTGGCCGGGGGAATGCAGATCAATTTCGGCGCCATGGCGAAACCGATCCAGGCCGGAAACGCCGCCCTTGTCGGATTGCGGGCCACCCGGATGGCCGAGGCCGGCATCACGGGCGCCCCGGACATCTTCGCGGCGCGCGGCTTCTTCGACCTTTATGCCGGCCCGGACGGGATTGCGGCCGACCCCGCAGCGGTGGAACCGCGGATCGATCTGGGCACGGTGTCCCGCAAGCTGTATCCCTGCTGCTACCTCACCCACAGGATGATCGCCGCCGGGCGGCACCTTCACGCCGAACGCGGCGGCGAGGCGGTGCCCGAAGGATCGGTGATTGAAATGACAGTGCCCGAAAGCGTCATGGTCCCGTTGCATGTCACCGACCCCAAAGATGGAATGCAGGCCAAGTTCTGTGCCGCCTATACGCTCGCCGTGGCCCTGCAGCAGGGCCAGGTCGGGCTGGTGGATTTCGAAGGGGACAGCCCCCATCGCCCCGCGGTGCGCCGGCTTATGGACATGGTGCATATCCAAACCATGCCGGAAGCGGGGCGGGATCACGCTGGCGTGGACCATGGGACGGTCCATGTCCGCCTGCGCAAAGGGAACGTAACCCTGGCCGAAACCTCGGTCGCGGCGCACCCCGGCTCTCCCTCGGATCCGGCAACCCCTGCCGCGATCGGCGACAAAATCGCCGATTGCCTCGGAAAATATCGCAGGGACGGGGGCGCGGCGCCCTCTGCCAGTGCGTTCCGCCGGGATCTGCGCACGCGGCTGCATCTGCCGCCACTGCGAGAGGCGTCGGCCCCCGACGGGCAAAAAAACCATGCGCGGCAGGACAAGCCCGTGAAGGAAATGTCCAGCGCCGATCAAACACCGTCTGAAAGGACCGTCTGA
- a CDS encoding CoA-transferase, whose protein sequence is MLARDLADGELGAAGAAALVPMAAIALARELHAPNLTVGGEMFFNPEPGRLYPSMLDDRALGRCEAAETFIELFGHSHHGLDFFFHSGLQHDVYGNINLHHVGGTLHAPKMRGPGAANLSYCHTSSRYYICPTVHTARNFVETVDFITIPGHLSGPAAKRDAGLVNEGPRLVVTPRAVMDFDKTTLRMRLKSVHAGNTPEEVQRHTGFDLAIRGEVPQTRPPTEEELRVLRERIDTSGALRA, encoded by the coding sequence GTGTTGGCCCGCGATCTGGCCGACGGAGAACTGGGTGCGGCGGGTGCAGCCGCGTTGGTGCCGATGGCGGCCATTGCGCTAGCCCGCGAGCTGCATGCACCGAACCTGACGGTCGGCGGCGAGATGTTCTTCAACCCCGAGCCGGGGCGTTTGTATCCGTCGATGCTGGACGATCGTGCGCTCGGCCGCTGCGAGGCCGCCGAGACCTTTATCGAGTTGTTCGGCCACAGCCATCACGGGCTGGATTTTTTCTTTCACAGTGGCTTGCAGCACGATGTGTACGGCAACATCAACCTGCACCACGTCGGCGGCACGCTGCACGCACCAAAGATGCGCGGGCCGGGGGCAGCAAACCTGTCATACTGCCACACCTCGTCGCGGTATTACATTTGCCCCACCGTGCATACGGCGCGAAACTTTGTGGAAACGGTCGATTTCATCACAATACCCGGACATCTGTCCGGGCCTGCCGCGAAACGCGACGCCGGGCTGGTCAATGAAGGACCGCGCCTGGTGGTGACACCGCGAGCGGTTATGGATTTCGACAAGACGACGCTGCGAATGCGACTGAAATCGGTGCATGCGGGAAATACGCCCGAAGAGGTCCAGCGTCATACGGGGTTCGATCTGGCGATCAGAGGCGAGGTGCCGCAAACGCGGCCACCAACGGAGGAAGAATTGCGCGTTCTGAGAGAGCGGATCGATACATCGGGGGCCCTGCGTGCTTAA
- a CDS encoding IclR family transcriptional regulator, whose product MKTAQSGPAEAAGRTSEGPRSLTRILALFDLLARCKRHMSLSELSIAIDCPKSSLLVLLRPLTEKGYLMREEDNYFLGPRIFQFAQSILTNHPFESVLRGVMNDVVNQTGETILFAVRDGEKVIYSSVIESPQPVRYVAQQGINRPLFCSASGLVMLAFDTQQELDDYFRRTELKPLTPNSITDENELRGLISEIRKTGYSSTAGTAHVDAAGFGVPVFRADGHLAGALVIGAPLERAKRNKKRYVAAAKTAAEQLSRALGYRSEVGETGRH is encoded by the coding sequence ATGAAAACCGCGCAATCTGGCCCAGCCGAAGCCGCCGGGCGCACATCGGAAGGGCCCCGGTCCTTGACGCGTATCCTTGCGTTGTTCGATCTTTTGGCGCGCTGCAAACGTCACATGTCTCTTTCGGAACTCAGCATCGCGATTGATTGCCCCAAGAGCAGTTTGCTGGTGCTGCTTCGGCCCCTCACCGAGAAGGGGTATCTGATGCGCGAGGAAGACAATTACTTTCTGGGTCCGAGGATTTTTCAGTTCGCCCAGTCAATTCTGACCAACCACCCGTTCGAATCGGTCCTGCGCGGGGTGATGAATGATGTGGTTAACCAGACCGGTGAAACCATCCTGTTTGCTGTCCGGGACGGCGAGAAAGTCATTTATTCGTCGGTCATCGAAAGCCCCCAGCCCGTTCGGTATGTCGCCCAACAGGGGATCAACCGGCCATTGTTCTGTTCGGCATCGGGGCTGGTCATGCTGGCCTTTGACACGCAGCAGGAACTGGACGATTATTTTCGGCGCACTGAATTAAAGCCGCTGACGCCTAATTCGATCACCGATGAAAATGAACTGCGCGGGTTAATTTCGGAGATTCGCAAAACCGGGTATTCCAGTACAGCTGGAACCGCGCATGTAGATGCAGCGGGGTTCGGGGTTCCGGTCTTTCGCGCCGACGGACACTTGGCAGGAGCATTGGTGATTGGTGCTCCTCTGGAGCGCGCCAAGCGTAACAAGAAGCGATATGTTGCCGCTGCCAAAACGGCCGCTGAACAGCTCTCCCGAGCACTCGGCTATCGTTCGGAGGTTGGGGAAACCGGCCGGCACTAG
- a CDS encoding MaoC family dehydratase produces the protein METVGLGFCYEDLPVGRRFRTIGRTVTETDITNFVSVTGMLEVLFINRDFREKESNIPGFAAPGALVYTFMEGLLTQSTMQHTGFAFLDMELKVMGPTFAGDTIHCEVEVTESRRSKSRPNRGLVRTRNKVFKQTGEQVLEYTPLRMIKARMTDKEPGKA, from the coding sequence ATGGAAACTGTAGGACTCGGGTTTTGTTATGAAGATTTGCCAGTGGGGCGCAGGTTTCGGACCATTGGCCGCACCGTCACCGAAACCGATATCACGAATTTTGTAAGTGTTACCGGCATGCTTGAGGTCTTGTTCATCAATCGTGACTTCCGAGAGAAGGAATCCAATATCCCCGGTTTCGCCGCGCCCGGTGCGCTGGTCTATACCTTTATGGAAGGGCTCTTGACCCAATCCACAATGCAACATACCGGCTTTGCCTTTCTGGACATGGAACTGAAGGTCATGGGGCCCACATTTGCCGGGGACACCATCCATTGTGAGGTCGAGGTAACAGAATCGCGCCGGTCGAAGAGCCGTCCGAACCGCGGATTGGTGCGGACGCGAAACAAGGTGTTCAAGCAAACCGGAGAACAGGTATTGGAGTATACGCCGTTGCGGATGATCAAGGCCCGCATGACGGATAAAGAGCCAGGAAAGGCATAG
- a CDS encoding acyl-CoA dehydrogenase family protein, with translation MTLTAFSPPPPGADYDDLRQEVRAFLADELADFPPIKRAQSWNGFSRDFSRKLAQRGWVGMTFPKEYGGHARSALERYVVSEELLAAGAPVISHWIADRQSGPLILAKGTDDQKRRIVPRIAAGELCFCIGMSEPDSGSDLAATRTMATEVDGGFRINGTKVWTTYAHVADYMILFCRTGKSDDRHGGMSQFLVDLKATDNIQITPIIDLGGEHHFNQVVFDDTFLPSDALLGEKGEGWSQVMSELAFERSGPERFLSSFALIEELIRLLRDDATEAQQAEIGRLSAHLMVLRQMSRSVAGMLNEGENPSLQAAIVKDLGALFEQDIPRLARSLVSRPAVPGGSDSYAAVLAYTELAVPSFSLRGGTREILRGIIARGLGLR, from the coding sequence ATGACCCTCACCGCTTTTTCTCCCCCCCCGCCCGGCGCCGACTATGACGACCTCCGGCAAGAGGTCCGCGCGTTCCTGGCCGACGAACTGGCCGATTTCCCGCCCATAAAACGCGCGCAGTCGTGGAATGGGTTCAGCCGTGATTTTTCACGAAAGCTGGCGCAGCGCGGCTGGGTCGGCATGACCTTCCCAAAGGAATACGGCGGCCACGCGCGCAGCGCGCTTGAGCGGTATGTCGTGTCCGAAGAGCTACTGGCCGCCGGTGCCCCGGTGATTTCGCACTGGATCGCAGATCGGCAGAGCGGTCCGCTCATACTTGCCAAGGGCACCGACGATCAGAAACGCCGGATCGTGCCGCGCATCGCCGCGGGCGAACTGTGTTTCTGCATCGGGATGAGCGAGCCGGATTCCGGCTCGGACCTGGCGGCGACGCGCACGATGGCCACCGAGGTCGACGGGGGGTTCCGGATCAACGGCACGAAGGTCTGGACGACCTATGCGCATGTCGCCGATTACATGATCCTGTTCTGCCGCACCGGCAAGAGCGACGACCGCCACGGCGGGATGAGCCAATTTCTGGTCGATCTCAAGGCCACCGACAACATTCAGATCACCCCGATCATCGACTTGGGCGGTGAGCATCATTTCAACCAGGTGGTATTCGACGATACCTTTTTGCCCTCCGATGCGCTGCTGGGCGAAAAGGGCGAGGGCTGGTCGCAGGTCATGAGCGAACTGGCGTTCGAGCGCAGCGGCCCCGAGCGGTTCCTGTCGTCGTTTGCCCTGATCGAGGAACTGATCCGATTGCTGCGCGACGACGCAACCGAAGCGCAGCAGGCCGAGATTGGCCGTTTGTCCGCGCATCTGATGGTGCTGCGGCAGATGTCACGATCGGTGGCCGGAATGTTGAACGAAGGAGAGAACCCGTCACTTCAGGCTGCCATTGTCAAGGATCTGGGAGCGCTTTTCGAACAGGACATTCCGCGCCTGGCCCGAAGTCTTGTGTCGCGCCCGGCGGTGCCTGGCGGGAGCGATAGCTATGCGGCTGTTCTGGCGTATACCGAACTCGCCGTTCCGTCGTTTTCGTTGCGCGGCGGCACACGCGAAATTCTTCGCGGTATCATTGCGCGGGGACTCGGACTGAGATGA
- a CDS encoding TAXI family TRAP transporter solute-binding subunit produces MIQRKLTGYRAAVGAIAAMGAIALGGAASAKDLTMGTTSPTSSHFTISVAMSKAIETGMEGTNVSVIETGASVDNVLRLARDEIDLGLATTDILISARNGTGKFEGNAIPDTVALYPYSASILLIAVTEESGVTTLDELDGKKFNPGIRGSAAETLTTGVLSMFDINADLVHGAVGDAVEGIKNRQIIGYSKYGAANSVDATLQELMTSTKMRLIGFTEEQEKAATEAMEGVGFTTLPAGLIPGSEEMRVPKLNVFFLTRTGVMDDQSAYDIARSIHQNMDLLVEAWPQLADYDIAADAVATIETGIPYHPGAERYWREAAGS; encoded by the coding sequence ATGATCCAACGCAAGTTGACCGGATACCGGGCGGCGGTGGGTGCTATCGCGGCCATGGGCGCGATAGCCCTTGGCGGCGCGGCATCTGCCAAGGATCTCACGATGGGCACGACCAGCCCGACGTCGAGCCATTTCACCATTTCGGTTGCGATGAGCAAGGCGATCGAGACCGGCATGGAAGGCACCAATGTCAGCGTGATCGAAACCGGGGCCAGCGTGGACAATGTGCTGCGGCTGGCGCGCGACGAGATCGACCTTGGGCTTGCCACCACCGACATTCTGATCTCCGCCAGAAACGGGACCGGCAAGTTCGAAGGTAACGCAATCCCAGATACGGTTGCGCTTTATCCTTACAGCGCCTCGATCCTGCTGATCGCGGTCACCGAAGAGTCTGGTGTGACGACGCTGGACGAACTGGACGGAAAGAAGTTCAATCCCGGCATCCGCGGATCGGCGGCCGAGACGTTGACGACCGGTGTCCTGTCCATGTTCGATATCAACGCGGACCTGGTGCATGGCGCCGTTGGCGACGCGGTGGAAGGCATCAAGAACCGCCAGATCATCGGTTATAGCAAATACGGGGCCGCAAACTCTGTCGATGCAACCCTGCAAGAGTTGATGACAAGCACCAAGATGCGGTTGATCGGCTTCACCGAAGAGCAGGAGAAAGCGGCGACAGAAGCCATGGAGGGCGTCGGTTTCACGACTCTTCCCGCAGGGCTTATTCCGGGATCCGAGGAAATGCGGGTACCCAAGCTCAACGTCTTCTTCCTGACCCGCACCGGCGTCATGGATGACCAGAGCGCCTATGACATCGCTCGCAGCATCCACCAGAACATGGACCTGCTGGTCGAAGCCTGGCCGCAGCTTGCGGATTACGACATCGCCGCCGATGCCGTCGCCACAATCGAGACCGGTATACCCTATCATCCAGGTGCGGAACGTTACTGGAGAGAGGCGGCCGGAAGCTGA